In the genome of Quercus robur chromosome 3, dhQueRobu3.1, whole genome shotgun sequence, one region contains:
- the LOC126716502 gene encoding putative receptor protein kinase ZmPK1 → MDISTLFFLLCLLQALSLSASSKTFDTLIGTSLSVEKPSDKLVSANGEFSAGFYPVGSKLSVLKDGKLHLTDSAGSVVWKTKIEALTTSEASNLQLQLMNTGNLMLYNFSSVAIWQSFDSSTDTLLPQQLLTFGTSLISNRGQGVHSSGYYKLFFDEDNAFHLLFQGPKLSSLYWPDPSLEDISDAGISIYNTSRAALLDDSGYFWSSDFLKFYATDFGTVTQTINA, encoded by the exons ATGGATATCTCaactctcttctttcttctatgTCTGCTGCAAGCTCTTTCTTTATCTGCTTCATCTAAAACATTTGACACTCTCATAGGCACATCTCTGTCTGTTGAGAAACCAAGTGACAAGTTGGTTTCAGCAAATGGTGAATTCTCTGCAGGGTTTTACCCTGTTG GTTCAAAGCTTTCAGTTTTGAAAGACGGCAAGCTTCACCTAACCGATTCAGCTGGTAGTGTCGTTTGGAAAACTAAAATAGAAGCCTTGACCACATCAGAGGCCTCCAATTTGCAACTACAGCTAATGAACACAGGCAATCTTATGCTTTATAATTTCTCAAGTGTTGCTATTTGGCAAAGCTTTGATTCATCTACAGATACTCTTCTTCCTCAACAACTACTAACATTTGGTACAAGCCTGATCTCAAATAGAGGCCAAGGTGTCCATTCTTCTGGCTACTATAAGCTCTTTTTCGATGAAGATAATGCATTCCACCTGCTTTTCCAAGGTCCAAAACTTTCAAGTCTCTACTGGCCAGACCCATCCCTCGAAGACATTTCAGATGCTGGGATTTCTATCTACAATACTAGTAGAGCTGCACTACTAGATGACTCAGGCTATTTCTGGTCATCtgactttttaaaattctatgCAACAGATTTTGGTACTGTGACTCAGACGATTAACGCTTGA
- the LOC126716598 gene encoding putative receptor protein kinase ZmPK1, which translates to MNGSWDWVVTWQAISDPCRIHGICGPNGVCTYDHVSGRRCFCLQGFNMKDHSDWSSGCEPEFSISCDHRDESTFIQLAHVEYYGSDIDFLQNLAFQDCQKECLNRCNCKGFQYKFRMEDGGYNCYPKSRLLNGRRSPNFDGDLYLRVPKAGISNHKLPDEEFRLQCSSIVSNQERSTFENKMVKLLLWFATAVGGVEVSCIVLVWFFLLKTSKRPDSTAQGYLGLTTKFKRFTFNELRKATQGFKEVIGQGAGGIVYKDVLSDQRVAAIKQLNEANRGEAEFLAEVNTIGMLNHMYLIEMWGYCVEGKHKLLVYEYMEHGSLAENLSSNSLDWMKRFEIAVGAAKGLAYLHEECLEWVLHCDVKPQNILLNADYQPKVADFGLSKLQSRSKIDHSSFSRMRGTRGYMAPE; encoded by the coding sequence ATGAATGGGAGTTGGGATTGGGTTGTAACATGGCAAGCCATCTCTGATCCTTGCAGGATTCATGGCATCTGTGGACCTAATGGTGTGTGTACTTACGACCATGTCTCTGGCCGAAGATGCTTTTGCTTGCAAGGCTTCAATATGAAAGATCATAGTGATTGGTCTTCTGGGTGCGAACCAGAATTTAGTATCTCTTGCGACCATCGAGATGAGTCTACTTTTATCCAACTTGCTCATGTTGAGTACTATGGCTCAGATATAGACTTCTTACAGAATCTTGCCTTCCAGGATTGTCAAAAAGAATGCCTAAATAGGTGCAATTGCAAAggatttcaatataaatttagGATGGAAGATGGTGGCTATAACTGTTACCCCAAGTCTCGGCTACTAAATGGACGCCGTTCACCAAATTTTGATGGAGATCTTTATTTGAGAGTACCAAAAGCTGGTATTTCCAATCACAAGCTGCCTGATGAAGAATTTAGATTGCAGTGTTCAAGCATTGTCTCTAACCAAGAAAGAAGCACATTTGAAAATAAGATGGTAAAGCTTTTGCTTTGGTTCGCCACAGCAGTGGGAGGTGTGGAGGTGAGTTGTATTGTCCTGGTTTGGTTTTTCTTGTTAAAAACTAGTAAACGTCCAGACTCCACTGCACAAGGATACCTAGGCCTAACAACTAAATTCAAACGATTCACCTTTAATGAGCTAAGAAAAGCAACCCAAGGATTCAAAGAAGTGATTGGACAAGGAGCAGGAGGGATAGTCTACAAAGATGTATTGTCTGATCAACGAGTAGCAGCAATCAAGCAACTCAACGAAGCTAACCGAGGAGAAGCAGAGTTCCTTGCAGAAGTAAACACCATTGGGATGTTGAACCACATGTACTTGATAGAGATGTGGGGATATTGTGTAGAGGGAAAGCATAAGCTCTTGGTGTATGAATACATGGAGCATGGATCTTTAGCTGAAAATCTTAGTTCTAATTCACTTGATTGGATGAAAAGGTTTGAAATTGCAGTGGGTGCTGCTAAAGGCCTAGCTTATTTGCATGAAGAATGCTTAGAGTGGGTTTTACATTGTGATGTAAAGCCTCAGAATATACTCCTAAATGCTGACTATCAACCAAAAGTAGCAGATTTTGGTTTGTCTAAACTACAAAGTAGAAGTAAGATTGATCATTCAAGCTTCTCGAGGATGAGAGGAACCAGAGGTTATATGGCTCCTGAGTGA
- the LOC126716503 gene encoding uncharacterized protein LOC126716503, producing MLRGLSGRILLRDLELRALLSQITAFKFDSKTFRQYCLDLGIKNRYSTPAYPQGNRQAEAVNKVIVNGLKKRLDDAKGKWVEELPHVLWTYRTTPRRLTGETPFSMTYGVEVVILLENRFPTLRTSTFSSDNNDGLLGKSSDLIEERRENAMVQLAYYQHKLKQGYDTNVKLRPLAVGDLLVGHLLRGSNETFQCLPHLSLSAPFTFSVRQH from the exons ATGTTAAGAGGTTTATCTGGAAGAATATTGTTACGCGATTTGGAACTCCGCGCactcttgtctcagataacggcctttaaatttgatagtaagACCTTCAGGCAATACTGTTTAGACTTAGgtataaagaatagatattccactccggccTATCCTCAGGGGAATAGGCAAGCTGAAGCTGTTAACAAAGTAATAGTCAATGGActtaagaagagactggatgatgcaaaaggaaaatgggtggaggaattgCCACATGTCCTTTGGACCTATCGAACAACGCCTCGACGATTAACAGGAGAGACTCCtttttccatgacctatggaGTCGAGGTTGTCATCCTTCTAGAAAATAGATTCCCAACGTTAAGGACTAGTACATTTTCCTCTGACAATAACGATGGGCTGTTGGGGAAAAGTTCAGACTTGATCGAAGAGCGAAGGGAGAatgcaatggtccaattggcttactaccagcataaactcaagcaaggcTATGATACTAATGTAAAGTTGAGACCGTTAGCGGTAGGAGAtctg ctTGTTGGGCATCTTCTTCGTGGGTCGAACGAGACTTTCCAATGTCTACCACATCTTTCCCTTTCTGCTCCCTTCACCTTTTCAGTTCGGCAACATTAG
- the LOC126716504 gene encoding uncharacterized protein LOC126716504, translating to MDTPTSTRVAWHPPPDGCVKINFDGATFKDINKAGLGIVIRDGSGQVLASLSEQIQLPYSSDLVEAMAAARAIYFATELGFSSYILEGDSELIIKALKNEEDSLAPFGHILAATKTSTDVSCISFSHIRRLGNSIAHNLAKHARHVADLKVWMEDVPPHLYSVLLSDHG from the coding sequence ATGGACACCCCAACATCGACCCGAGTTGCTTGGCATCCCCCACCTGATGGCTGCGTGAAAATAAACTTTGACGGAGCAACTTTCAAGGACATCAATAAGGCTGGTCTTGGAATCGTTATTCGGGATGGGTCTGGACAGGTGCTGGCATCCCTATCAGAGCAGATTCAACTACCCTACTCATCGGACCTGGTTGAAGCAATGGCAGCGGCAAGAGCTATCTATTTTGCTACAGAACTTGGTTTTTCTAGTTACATCTTGGAAGGTGATTCAGAACTAATAATCAAGGCACTAAAGAATGAGGAAGACTCACTTGCACCCTTTGGTCACATCCTAGCTGCAACCAAAACCTCAACAGATGTCAGTTGTATTTCATTTTCCCACATTCGTAGACTTGGCAATTCTATTGCTCACAACCTTGCAAAACATGCACGACATGTTGCGGATTTAAaggtgtggatggaggatgttcctccaCACCTCTATTCTGTATTGTTATCCGACCATGGTTGa